The proteins below come from a single Gossypium raimondii isolate GPD5lz chromosome 2, ASM2569854v1, whole genome shotgun sequence genomic window:
- the LOC128035544 gene encoding uncharacterized protein LOC128035544, protein MLQTLEGLKSSRNMLVDEQVAMFLHIISHHLKNRVIKHHFNRSGETVSRSFYSILNDVICLQDVLFKKAEPITANSSDTRWKWFKVLLMEPTSRLGFQQLINLDIEREKVIATNMLGVCTPNMQFVYVLPAWEVSVADGRVLQDAISRRHGLKVPHSKVDS, encoded by the exons atgttacaaacATTAgagggattgaagtcgtcaaggaacatgcttgttgatgagcaagtggcaatgtttttacatatcatttctcatcaccttaaaaatcgagttatcaagcatcactttaataggtctggggaaactgttagcagatcattttatagtattttaaatGATGTCATAtgcttacaagatgtgttatttaaaaaggcggagccaattacagctaATTCTTcagacacaaggtggaaatggtttaag gtgctcttgatggaacccacatcaagattagggttccaacagttgataaacctagatatcgaacgcgaaaaggtgatagcaacaaatatgctaggtgtttgtacacctaatatgcaatttgtttatgttcttcctgctTGGGAAGTTTCTGTTGCTGATGGACGGGTTCTTCaagatgccattagtaggagacatggactaaaagttcctcatagtaaagtggatagttag
- the LOC105787894 gene encoding uncharacterized protein At2g29880-like, with protein sequence MSGVSESNVSSQTSRGTKKKWVPEEDAALVSCMVDLHNVGTFNVDTGFKAGYLNELEKMLEKALPNAMLKARPNIESRIRLLKRDWSIVYDMLNDQNNSGFGWDEHRQLVVAEDVVWNSYLNSHKEAGQFRHRSFSYYDQLTAIYARDRATGKDAQTAAEVIEEINVQDVPTTDINEERNEFYDCEADVSLDDIDVSATEPQLDINQGGSTSSKKKKKNSDASDHFSSSFHDAATLLPENMRAIGEQISRSIASDVVVQ encoded by the exons atgtcaggtgtttcagaatcaaatgtttcttcccaaacttctcgaggaaccaaaaagaaatgggttccagaagaagatgcagctTTGGTTTCCTGTATggtggacttgcacaatgttggaaccttTAATGTTGATAcggggttcaaagccggttatttaaacgagttggaaaaaatgttagaaaaggctttacccaatgcaatgttgaaggctagacctaatattgaatcgaggattaggtTACTAAAAAGGGATTGGTCAATTgtgtatgacatgcttaatgaccaaaacaatagcggttttggttgggatgagcataggcagctcgttgttgctgaagatgtgGTTTGGAACTCTTATTtaaat AGTCATAAAGAAGCTGGTCAATTCAGACATCGTAGTTTCTCTTACTACGATCAACTTactgccatatacgcaagagatcgagcgactgggaaagatgctcaGACAGCCGCTGAGgttattgaagaaataaatgttcAGGATGTACCTACTACAGATattaatgaagaaagaaacgaattctatgactgcgaagctgaTGTCTCTTTGGATGACATAGATGTTTCTGCTACGGAACCGCAACTAGATATAAACCAAGGGGGTTCCACatcttcaaagaagaaaaaaaagaattctgaTGCAAGtgatcatttttcttcttcatttcatgATGCTGCGACTTTATTGCCAGAAAACATGCGGGCCATTGGCgaacaaatcagtaggagtattgcctccgatgtgGTAGTTCAATAA